A portion of the Chloroflexota bacterium genome contains these proteins:
- a CDS encoding alcohol dehydrogenase, with product MKAVFFHEHGGPDVLQYGDVPTPEPGAGEVLVRLRAAALNRLDLWVREGWPGIRLTYPHILGADGAGEVAAVGAGVTQWQVGDRVVINPNIGCGKCEFCLAGQDNLCEHWQLLGETRAGTYAEYVVVPEANLIALPNGFGYHEAAAAALVFQTAWHSLITRGGLKAGEWVLVVGASGGVNTASIQIAKLAGCRVVVVGSSAKKLALAEALGADFLIDRSQTENWAKEVYRLTGKRGVDVVVDNVGTTFPLSFKAARKGGRVLTVGNTGGPKFQIDNRYIFGKHLSVIGSTMSPQKDFRDVMRLVFQGKLKPVLDKTFPLAEARAAQERLARGEQLGKITLEIP from the coding sequence ATGAAAGCCGTTTTCTTCCACGAGCACGGTGGGCCTGACGTGTTGCAATATGGCGACGTGCCCACCCCCGAGCCTGGCGCGGGGGAAGTGTTGGTGCGGCTGCGCGCTGCAGCGCTCAACCGGCTTGATCTGTGGGTGCGGGAAGGCTGGCCGGGTATCCGCCTCACTTATCCCCACATTTTGGGCGCCGATGGTGCGGGTGAGGTGGCCGCGGTGGGCGCGGGCGTCACGCAGTGGCAGGTGGGCGACCGGGTGGTCATCAACCCTAACATTGGCTGCGGCAAGTGCGAGTTCTGCCTCGCGGGGCAGGATAACCTCTGCGAGCACTGGCAGTTGCTGGGCGAGACCCGCGCGGGCACGTATGCCGAATATGTGGTCGTGCCGGAAGCCAACCTGATAGCCTTGCCCAACGGTTTCGGCTATCACGAAGCCGCGGCCGCAGCGTTGGTGTTCCAAACCGCGTGGCATTCCCTCATTACCCGCGGTGGCCTGAAAGCGGGCGAGTGGGTGCTCGTCGTTGGTGCTTCGGGCGGCGTGAACACCGCCAGCATTCAGATCGCCAAACTCGCGGGCTGCCGGGTGGTCGTGGTGGGTTCCAGTGCAAAAAAACTTGCGCTGGCCGAGGCGCTGGGGGCAGATTTCTTGATTGACCGCTCGCAAACCGAAAACTGGGCAAAGGAAGTTTATCGCCTGACCGGCAAGCGCGGCGTGGATGTGGTGGTGGACAATGTCGGCACCACATTCCCGCTGAGTTTCAAGGCCGCGCGCAAGGGCGGGCGGGTGCTGACCGTGGGCAATACCGGCGGCCCGAAGTTCCAGATTGACAACCGCTACATTTTCGGCAAGCATCTGAGCGTGATTGGTTCCACTATGTCGCCCCAGAAAGATTTTCGGGACGTCATGCGGTTGGTGTTCCAGGGCAAACTGAAGCCGGTGCTGGACAAAACTTTCCCGCTGGCAGAGGCTCGCGCGGCGCAGGAGCGGCTGGCGCGAGGTGAGCAGTTGGGCAAAATTACGCTGGAAATCCCATGA